In Vibrio celticus, one genomic interval encodes:
- the rrtA gene encoding rhombosortase yields the protein MYPVLIFTSLLCVLFQFEPIQAWVVWDSNAIAEGQWWRILTGNFSHTNYSHLLMNLAGLWIISYLFQPSKKQLVLALLVISLVTGIALLFSSIQIYVGLSGTLHGLFGLFALREALNGRKSSWLLVLGLVAKIAWEQLVGPSSTTGELINARVAIEAHLAGALVGGFIAIVLYLTNKETDQS from the coding sequence GTGTACCCTGTTTTAATTTTCACTTCACTTTTATGCGTCTTATTCCAATTTGAGCCAATACAAGCTTGGGTCGTATGGGATAGCAATGCGATTGCCGAGGGGCAATGGTGGCGGATCCTAACAGGAAACTTTTCACATACCAACTACTCGCACCTTCTGATGAATCTAGCAGGCTTATGGATCATCAGCTATCTGTTTCAACCGAGTAAAAAACAGCTTGTTCTTGCTCTGCTTGTGATTAGTCTAGTGACTGGGATCGCTCTGTTGTTTTCGAGTATTCAGATCTATGTTGGCCTATCTGGCACTTTGCATGGGTTGTTTGGCTTATTCGCGCTCAGAGAGGCTTTAAACGGCAGGAAATCTAGTTGGCTATTAGTGTTGGGGTTAGTAGCTAAAATCGCTTGGGAGCAGCTTGTTGGCCCCTCTAGCACGACTGGCGAACTGATTAACGCTCGTGTCGCAATTGAAGCCCACCTAGCAGGTGCTCTGGTCGGGGGCTTCATAGCTATCGTTCTATACCTAACCAATAAAGAAACGGATCAAAGCTGA
- a CDS encoding ComEA family DNA-binding protein, translating to MRTIYSTLLLSFLMLLSPAVFADSPTKAELYDGIEITVNINTATAEELSALLVGVGDKKAQEIVDYREQNGAFTTADGLASVKGIGEATVKKNRERIQL from the coding sequence ATGCGCACGATATATTCAACACTACTTCTTTCATTTCTGATGCTCTTAAGCCCTGCAGTGTTTGCAGACAGCCCAACTAAAGCTGAGCTTTACGATGGCATTGAGATTACGGTTAACATCAATACCGCGACAGCAGAAGAGCTATCAGCACTGCTGGTTGGTGTTGGTGACAAAAAAGCCCAAGAGATTGTCGACTACAGAGAGCAGAACGGGGCGTTTACAACTGCTGATGGCTTGGCGAGTGTCAAAGGGATAGGTGAAGCGACAGTTAAAAAGAACCGCGAAAGAATTCAGCTTTGA
- a CDS encoding tRNA-uridine aminocarboxypropyltransferase: protein MSRYCPQCSKALKACICQWVTPLESNVELIILQHPSEEHRPKGTARILSLSLKNSVTLVGEDFSDNEQLNALLADEQYQHVILYPSENSVPVESATYPSKKLRVILLDGTWKKAFKMWQVSNNLHALNTVHLPKDLKGNYRIRKAPSENSLSTVEAGYHLLSLLESDGEFSPLLTAFDQMIQFQINQMPPGVFEKNYLD, encoded by the coding sequence ATGTCTCGTTATTGCCCCCAATGCAGCAAGGCTTTGAAAGCTTGTATTTGTCAGTGGGTTACACCACTCGAATCGAATGTTGAGCTTATCATTCTTCAGCACCCATCAGAAGAGCACCGTCCGAAGGGAACCGCGCGTATTCTCTCGTTATCTCTAAAAAACAGCGTGACGCTTGTTGGTGAAGACTTTTCAGACAACGAACAACTGAACGCATTGCTGGCCGATGAACAGTACCAACATGTGATTTTATACCCAAGTGAAAATTCTGTGCCTGTTGAGTCGGCAACATACCCAAGCAAGAAGCTACGTGTGATTTTATTGGATGGGACGTGGAAGAAAGCATTCAAGATGTGGCAAGTGTCGAATAACTTGCATGCGTTGAACACGGTCCACTTACCCAAAGATCTCAAGGGTAATTACCGAATTCGCAAAGCACCCAGTGAAAACAGCCTTTCAACCGTTGAAGCTGGCTATCATTTGCTTAGCTTGTTAGAGAGTGATGGCGAATTTAGCCCTTTGCTAACGGCATTTGATCAAATGATTCAGTTTCAAATCAATCAAATGCCGCCGGGTGTGTTTGAGAAAAACTACTTAGATTAA
- a CDS encoding pyridoxal phosphate-dependent aminotransferase: MQNIGMSSKLNSVCYEIRGPVLKHAKRMEEEGHKILKLNIGNPAPFGFDAPDEILVDVIRNLPTSQGYCDSKGIYSARKAVVQHYQKKGLRNLDVEDVYIGNGASELIVMSMQALLDNGDEILVPAPDYPLWTASVALSGGTPVHYMCDEDADWYPDLDDMRAKISPKTRGIVLINPNNPTGAVYSRDFLLQVVEIAREHGLIIFADEIYDKVLYDGAVHTSVATLAEDVLMVTFNGLSKAYRVCGFRGGWMFLTGPKHLAKGYVEGLEMLASMRLCANVPMQHAIQTALGGYQSINELILPGGRLLEQRDRAWELINKIPGVSCVKPKGAMYLFPKIDTNMYNIKDDQKFVLDFLKQEKVLLVQGTGFNWPKPDHFRIVTLPHIEDLEIAIGRLERFLQTYSQDDLIEG, translated from the coding sequence ATGCAAAATATCGGGATGTCGTCAAAACTCAACAGCGTATGCTACGAAATCAGGGGGCCTGTACTCAAACATGCTAAGCGCATGGAAGAAGAAGGGCATAAAATACTGAAGCTTAATATTGGTAACCCCGCCCCATTTGGTTTTGACGCCCCTGATGAAATCCTTGTTGACGTAATCCGCAACCTACCGACATCTCAAGGTTACTGCGACTCAAAAGGCATCTATTCAGCCCGCAAAGCGGTTGTTCAGCACTACCAGAAAAAAGGCCTACGTAACCTTGATGTAGAAGACGTTTACATTGGTAACGGCGCATCAGAGCTTATCGTTATGTCTATGCAGGCGCTACTGGATAATGGTGATGAAATCTTAGTTCCCGCTCCGGACTACCCACTATGGACAGCGTCTGTTGCGCTTTCTGGTGGCACACCGGTTCACTACATGTGTGATGAAGATGCTGATTGGTATCCAGATCTAGACGACATGCGCGCGAAGATCTCACCAAAGACGCGCGGCATCGTTCTTATCAACCCGAACAACCCAACGGGCGCGGTATACAGCCGTGATTTCCTACTGCAAGTGGTTGAGATTGCTCGTGAGCACGGTTTGATCATCTTCGCCGATGAAATCTACGACAAAGTACTTTACGACGGTGCGGTACACACTTCAGTGGCAACGCTTGCTGAAGATGTATTAATGGTGACGTTCAACGGCCTATCTAAAGCTTACCGTGTGTGTGGTTTCCGTGGTGGTTGGATGTTCTTAACAGGCCCTAAACACCTAGCAAAAGGCTATGTAGAAGGGCTAGAAATGCTGGCCTCAATGCGTTTGTGTGCCAACGTTCCGATGCAACACGCTATCCAAACCGCACTCGGTGGTTATCAGAGTATCAATGAGCTGATTCTTCCTGGTGGTCGACTGCTTGAACAGCGCGACCGTGCATGGGAACTGATCAACAAGATCCCTGGCGTTTCTTGTGTGAAACCGAAAGGCGCAATGTACTTGTTCCCTAAGATCGACACCAACATGTACAACATCAAAGACGATCAGAAGTTTGTACTCGACTTCCTTAAGCAAGAGAAAGTGTTATTGGTTCAAGGTACTGGCTTCAACTGGCCGAAACCGGACCACTTCCGCATCGTGACTCTGCCGCACATCGAAGATCTAGAAATCGCGATTGGTCGTCTAGAGCGCTTCTTACAGACTTACAGCCAAGACGACCTCATCGAAGGTTAA
- a CDS encoding isochorismate synthase, which translates to MSHFQQTISALIERVQNAQASEVRCVEVLTQKPSFAFIEWLHAQPLFPKFYWQSRDTREEVVALGQLHTFSDPAPAYAILGEDQRIWGGRSFDGHTAKNRRCMESFFFLPQVELIRFDNTWSLAVNLSPDRVSSINALNKLSVEAAILAPLSAHIEQINHVPEREQWGNLVDKVLQGISDEEYKKVVLARKTTLQLDAPICAAQLLKASYLQNHHSFHFMLVLDSKHSFIGSTPERLYSRHGTELDTEALAGTIGRGENATEDMELANWLSQDSKNLNENQYVVDDIIERLTPHSQKVHVEKDTRLVRLRKVQHLKRNIHAQLNNGVNGVQLLAALQPTAAVAGLPRKEAMDFILEHEPFARGWYAGSVGYISHQRAEFCVAIRSALIVNDQVQLFAGAGIVPGSVAEHEWQELNKKMSTLLSLISDHPPLGVAS; encoded by the coding sequence TTGTCACATTTCCAGCAAACTATCTCCGCTTTGATTGAGCGAGTACAAAATGCCCAAGCAAGCGAAGTTCGTTGTGTTGAAGTTCTAACGCAAAAACCATCGTTTGCATTTATAGAATGGCTTCATGCTCAACCGCTCTTTCCAAAGTTCTACTGGCAGTCACGTGACACTCGTGAAGAGGTCGTCGCGCTCGGTCAACTGCACACTTTTTCTGATCCTGCTCCCGCGTACGCAATTCTTGGTGAAGACCAACGAATCTGGGGTGGACGTTCATTTGATGGACATACCGCAAAGAACCGTCGTTGCATGGAATCGTTTTTCTTCCTTCCTCAGGTTGAATTGATTCGCTTTGACAATACGTGGTCGCTGGCGGTTAATTTGTCCCCTGATCGCGTTTCTTCTATCAATGCTTTGAATAAGCTTTCTGTGGAAGCCGCGATATTGGCGCCTTTGTCTGCCCATATTGAACAGATCAATCACGTTCCAGAAAGAGAACAGTGGGGTAACCTTGTCGATAAAGTGCTGCAAGGCATTAGCGACGAAGAGTATAAAAAAGTCGTTTTAGCGCGTAAAACCACATTGCAGCTCGATGCGCCTATCTGCGCAGCTCAATTACTTAAAGCCAGCTATCTGCAAAATCACCACAGTTTCCACTTTATGTTGGTACTGGATTCTAAACACAGTTTCATTGGTTCGACACCAGAGCGCTTATATAGCCGACATGGTACTGAGCTCGATACCGAAGCTCTAGCGGGAACCATTGGTCGCGGAGAAAACGCGACAGAAGATATGGAGTTAGCGAACTGGCTTTCTCAAGACAGCAAAAACCTCAATGAGAACCAGTATGTGGTAGATGACATCATTGAGCGCCTCACTCCTCATTCTCAAAAGGTCCATGTTGAAAAGGATACGCGTCTTGTGCGCTTGCGTAAGGTGCAGCATCTTAAGCGTAATATCCACGCTCAGCTTAATAATGGCGTTAACGGTGTGCAGTTGCTTGCTGCATTGCAACCTACTGCTGCGGTAGCGGGTTTACCGCGTAAAGAGGCGATGGATTTCATTCTTGAACACGAACCGTTTGCTAGAGGTTGGTATGCAGGGTCTGTAGGCTATATCAGTCATCAGCGAGCGGAATTCTGCGTGGCGATTCGAAGCGCCTTGATTGTAAACGATCAAGTACAACTGTTTGCTGGCGCGGGGATCGTGCCGGGATCGGTTGCCGAACATGAATGGCAAGAGCTGAACAAGAAGATGTCTACTCTGCTTAGCTTAATTTCAGATCACCCTCCATTGGGTGTCGCGTCATGA
- a CDS encoding anti-phage deoxyguanosine triphosphatase codes for MNSLLEPPFVLEQEWQHRNDDEHKIRRDDHRSPYQRDRARVLHSAAFRRLQAKTQIHGTTVNDFHRTRLTHSLEAAQLGTGIVAQLKKKQPEFRDLLPSDSLIDSLCLAHDIGHPPYGHGGEVALNYMMRDHGGFEGNAQTFRIVTQLEPYTENHGMNLSRRTLLGLIKYPSLLSQVQARLQSEPVKHQRQLRAKDWMPAKGIYDHDEELFNWVLEPLSSSDQQLLKQKRKTHTEPLEHNKTKYKSLDCSIMELADDIAYGVHDLEDAIVLGSVTKAQWIESAYPQLKEMADPWICEHLDSITEMLFSGEQYRRKDAIGGIVNALLTSISIKRVDASFENVLLAYNAVLEPSMDGTLDKLKHFVSEFVIQVPQVQVIEYKGQQIIMDMFETFSADPERLLPLPIKKQWLQHQDESRKMRVIADYISSMTDDLAQKMHQQLFSAHTEF; via the coding sequence TTGAATTCTCTACTCGAACCCCCCTTTGTACTCGAACAAGAATGGCAGCATCGAAATGACGATGAACACAAAATAAGACGTGATGATCATCGCAGCCCGTATCAGCGTGACCGTGCACGCGTGCTTCACTCTGCTGCCTTCCGCCGCTTACAAGCGAAAACCCAGATCCATGGCACCACGGTCAACGACTTTCACCGAACGCGCCTTACTCACTCTCTTGAGGCCGCTCAGCTTGGCACCGGTATCGTCGCTCAACTGAAGAAAAAGCAGCCCGAATTTCGAGACCTATTACCCTCAGACAGCTTGATTGATTCACTGTGTTTAGCTCACGACATCGGTCATCCACCATACGGACATGGCGGCGAAGTCGCACTCAACTATATGATGCGCGACCACGGCGGCTTTGAAGGCAACGCTCAAACGTTTCGCATTGTCACTCAGCTAGAACCTTACACTGAGAATCACGGGATGAACCTGTCTCGACGCACGCTACTGGGGTTAATTAAGTACCCTTCGCTGCTCAGTCAAGTCCAAGCGAGATTACAGTCTGAACCTGTAAAGCATCAACGACAGCTCCGAGCCAAAGATTGGATGCCGGCAAAAGGCATCTACGATCATGATGAAGAGTTGTTTAACTGGGTGCTTGAACCGCTTTCAAGCAGCGACCAACAGCTCCTAAAACAGAAAAGAAAAACGCATACCGAGCCACTTGAGCACAATAAGACCAAATATAAGTCACTGGACTGTTCGATCATGGAGCTGGCTGATGACATCGCGTATGGCGTGCACGATTTAGAAGATGCGATTGTGCTTGGTTCTGTGACCAAAGCTCAGTGGATCGAATCGGCTTACCCTCAGCTGAAAGAGATGGCCGACCCTTGGATTTGTGAACACCTAGATTCAATTACAGAGATGCTTTTCTCTGGTGAACAGTATCGTCGAAAGGATGCGATTGGTGGAATCGTCAACGCATTGTTGACCAGTATTTCAATTAAGCGAGTGGATGCTAGCTTTGAGAATGTGCTTTTGGCTTACAATGCGGTGCTTGAACCAAGCATGGACGGCACGCTTGATAAACTGAAACACTTTGTCAGCGAGTTTGTGATTCAAGTGCCTCAGGTTCAAGTCATCGAATACAAAGGCCAACAGATCATCATGGATATGTTTGAAACATTCAGCGCTGATCCTGAACGCTTGCTGCCACTGCCCATCAAGAAGCAATGGCTACAGCATCAAGATGAGTCTCGAAAAATGCGCGTGATTGCGGATTACATTTCATCAATGACTGATGATCTTGCGCAGAAAATGCATCAGCAACTGTTCTCGGCTCATACCGAGTTTTAA
- the yfbR gene encoding 5'-deoxynucleotidase: MKQSHFFAHLARMKLIQRWPLMRSVSSENISEHSLQVAFVAHALALIKNKKFDGKLNPEHIALLGMYHDTSEVLTGDLPTPVKYYNPDIAQEYKKIEAAAEQRLLSMLPEEFRDDFAPFLISGTASKEEQSIVKQADTICAYLKCLEELSAGNHEYEQAKRRLEETLEQRKSPEMDYFLTTFAPSFELSLDEIS, translated from the coding sequence ATGAAACAGAGCCATTTCTTCGCCCATCTCGCACGCATGAAGCTTATCCAACGCTGGCCTTTGATGCGCTCAGTCTCAAGCGAGAACATTTCAGAACACAGCCTACAGGTCGCTTTCGTCGCCCATGCCTTGGCACTTATCAAAAACAAGAAATTTGATGGCAAACTCAATCCAGAGCACATAGCCCTGCTTGGTATGTACCATGACACCAGTGAGGTGCTGACTGGAGATCTACCAACGCCGGTTAAATACTACAATCCAGACATTGCCCAAGAATATAAAAAGATAGAAGCCGCAGCAGAGCAAAGATTACTTTCGATGCTGCCAGAAGAGTTCCGAGACGACTTCGCCCCCTTCTTAATATCTGGTACTGCGAGTAAAGAAGAGCAAAGCATCGTCAAGCAGGCAGATACTATCTGTGCTTACCTGAAATGCTTGGAAGAGCTCAGTGCGGGCAATCATGAATACGAACAAGCCAAGCGCCGACTGGAAGAGACACTCGAACAACGCAAAAGCCCAGAAATGGACTATTTTCTCACCACATTTGCGCCGAGCTTTGAATTATCACTAGACGAGATAAGCTAG
- a CDS encoding HU family DNA-binding protein: protein MTHRGKTVNKTQLVESIAENADISKASAGRALDAFIEAVGTTLQSGDQVALVGFGTFSVRTRAARTGRNPKTGEEIQIAEAKVPGFKAGKALKDACN from the coding sequence ATGACACATAGGGGAAAAACAGTGAATAAAACACAACTAGTAGAATCAATCGCAGAAAACGCAGACATCTCTAAAGCTTCAGCTGGCCGCGCTCTAGACGCATTCATCGAAGCAGTTGGCACAACGCTACAATCAGGCGACCAAGTTGCACTTGTTGGCTTTGGTACTTTCAGTGTTCGTACTCGTGCTGCTCGTACAGGTCGTAACCCAAAAACTGGTGAAGAGATCCAAATCGCAGAAGCTAAAGTACCTGGCTTCAAAGCGGGTAAAGCACTTAAAGACGCATGTAACTAA
- the ppiD gene encoding peptidylprolyl isomerase: MMDRLREGVNSIAVKIILGLIILSFVFAGVGSYITGGGNNAAAKVGNTEIARGEFEQAYQNERNRMQSQLGDYFAQMLADPAYVESFRKSVLDRMINDVLLEQQAESLGLRISDSQIRTMILEMPQFQTAGQFDQEVYQSALRRAGFSAESFAEYMRRDLMRNQLVTALQGSEFVLQGEIDTQSKLIAQTRDIRTVTLSVADLAKGIELTDEQIEQYYQENPAAYTRPEQAKVSYIELSAEALKSQLEVSDEEAQKYYQEHLDKYSTEEQRKVSHILVQGDDEAKAQSILDELNAGADFATLAEEKSDDFGSADVGGDLGWIERDVMDPAFEDAAFALENIGDTTGLVKSDFGYHIIKLDELKASQAQPYTEVAAEIKQELLDQHAVDQFYEQQTELEKVAFEFPDSLDDSAEAINAKITTTDFISQIDAPEVLMTPAVMQAILSPEVKEDGLNSEVIEVAPEHVIVVRVEETRDETVLPLAEVKDQVVAALSAVQAEQQAVELGVSLVNELKQGNEAVLADNNLEFTELETIDRNSPLAASVFALAKPEAGQAVFGQSKDQDGNIVVVELSKVTTEINPAYSTQIGAQLERVGNQQDLTNVLNVLRKNADVEYYVVGQGQ; encoded by the coding sequence ATGATGGATCGATTACGCGAAGGCGTGAATAGCATCGCGGTAAAAATTATCCTTGGGTTGATTATCCTGTCATTCGTATTCGCAGGTGTAGGCAGCTACATCACCGGTGGCGGTAACAACGCAGCAGCTAAAGTTGGCAACACAGAAATTGCTCGTGGTGAGTTCGAACAGGCTTACCAAAACGAACGTAATCGCATGCAGTCTCAACTTGGCGATTACTTCGCTCAAATGCTTGCAGACCCTGCATACGTAGAGTCTTTCCGTAAATCAGTACTTGATCGCATGATCAACGATGTACTGCTTGAGCAGCAAGCTGAGTCTTTAGGCCTACGAATCAGTGATTCTCAAATCCGTACCATGATTCTAGAAATGCCTCAGTTCCAAACAGCTGGTCAATTCGACCAAGAAGTTTACCAATCGGCACTACGTCGTGCAGGTTTCAGCGCAGAGAGCTTCGCTGAATACATGCGTCGTGACCTAATGCGCAACCAGCTTGTGACTGCACTTCAAGGCAGTGAATTCGTTCTTCAAGGTGAAATCGATACTCAGAGCAAGCTTATCGCACAAACTCGTGACATTCGCACAGTGACACTGTCTGTTGCTGACCTTGCGAAAGGCATCGAGCTAACTGACGAACAGATCGAACAGTACTACCAAGAGAACCCTGCAGCTTACACTCGTCCAGAGCAAGCGAAGGTATCTTACATTGAGCTTTCTGCTGAAGCACTTAAGTCTCAGCTTGAAGTAAGCGATGAAGAAGCGCAGAAGTACTACCAAGAGCACCTAGATAAGTACTCAACTGAAGAGCAACGTAAAGTTAGCCACATCTTAGTTCAAGGCGATGACGAAGCGAAAGCTCAGTCTATCCTAGACGAACTAAATGCAGGCGCTGATTTTGCTACGCTAGCGGAAGAGAAATCTGACGACTTCGGCAGTGCTGACGTTGGCGGTGACCTAGGTTGGATCGAACGTGATGTGATGGACCCAGCATTCGAAGACGCGGCTTTCGCTCTTGAGAATATTGGTGACACGACTGGTCTAGTTAAATCTGATTTCGGCTACCACATCATCAAGCTCGACGAACTAAAAGCGTCTCAAGCTCAGCCTTACACTGAAGTAGCGGCAGAGATTAAGCAAGAGCTTCTAGACCAGCACGCTGTAGACCAGTTCTACGAGCAACAAACTGAGCTAGAAAAAGTAGCGTTTGAATTCCCAGATTCTCTTGATGATTCTGCAGAAGCTATCAATGCGAAGATCACAACAACAGATTTCATCTCTCAAATTGACGCTCCAGAAGTTCTGATGACGCCTGCAGTTATGCAAGCTATCTTGAGCCCTGAAGTGAAAGAAGACGGTCTAAACTCTGAAGTTATCGAAGTGGCTCCTGAGCACGTGATCGTTGTTCGTGTAGAAGAGACTCGCGACGAGACAGTTCTTCCTCTAGCTGAAGTGAAAGATCAAGTTGTCGCTGCATTGTCTGCTGTACAAGCTGAGCAACAAGCGGTTGAACTAGGTGTTTCTCTAGTGAACGAACTAAAGCAAGGCAATGAAGCAGTGCTAGCGGACAACAATCTTGAGTTCACTGAACTTGAAACGATTGACCGCAACTCTCCGTTAGCAGCATCTGTATTCGCTCTAGCGAAACCAGAAGCAGGCCAAGCTGTGTTCGGTCAATCTAAAGACCAAGACGGTAACATCGTTGTTGTTGAGCTTTCTAAGGTAACGACTGAAATCAACCCAGCTTACAGCACTCAAATTGGTGCACAGTTGGAACGAGTTGGTAACCAACAAGATCTGACTAACGTACTAAACGTACTTCGTAAAAACGCAGACGTTGAATACTACGTAGTAGGCCAAGGTCAGTAA
- the menD gene encoding 2-succinyl-5-enolpyruvyl-6-hydroxy-3-cyclohexene-1-carboxylic-acid synthase — translation MNHDQAVLNRVWCHTLLEELARNGVEHVCVAPGSRSTPLTLEAEANSKLTLHTHFDERGLGFLALGLAKASDKPVAVIVTSGTAVANLLPATAESGLTREKLILLTSDRPIDLVGCGANQAIQQHGIFSSHVESALNLPSPTTQISLNWFLTSVDSALAKQRNLGGAIHINCPFPEPLYSKNSADMYADYTNSIAGWSSSTTPYSNTCLPNHLTVQPIAPGDYLARKGAVIIGSIDKEAATKAQQFASALGWPIFCDPQSGVSSNWKHYDLWLQSDSVKEQLNQCDFILQFGERIVSKRLNQWVKSQAAWFDCTQYVVVSPDAHRINQDHLPQTHIVANIESWITDQHLPTLLGKHSGWATPLIEVANTVQQLALAQISNNDQLTELSVAVDLSSRLKGRELFVGNSLMVRLVDMLSSISANQVYSNRGASGIDGLVATAAGVVKANQNPLLMLIGDTSLLYDLNSLALLTHNLTPMVIVVTNNDGGAIFDLLPVPEQQKQSLYQMPHGFSFEHAAAQFQLGYAVPETLNCYQNIIEQHFEQGQGTLLVEVKTPPEQASTLLKQFSSMLTEALA, via the coding sequence ATGAATCACGACCAAGCCGTATTAAACAGAGTTTGGTGTCACACGTTACTTGAAGAGCTTGCACGCAATGGCGTTGAACATGTTTGTGTTGCGCCGGGCTCTCGCTCAACGCCATTAACTCTCGAAGCTGAAGCCAACTCCAAGTTAACCTTACACACGCACTTTGATGAGCGTGGTCTTGGATTCTTAGCTTTAGGTTTAGCAAAAGCAAGTGATAAGCCAGTTGCGGTGATTGTGACATCAGGAACTGCTGTGGCGAATTTGCTTCCTGCGACGGCTGAATCTGGGCTGACACGAGAGAAACTGATCTTACTGACCTCTGATAGACCCATCGACTTGGTCGGCTGTGGTGCTAATCAAGCGATTCAGCAGCATGGTATCTTTTCTTCCCATGTAGAAAGTGCTTTAAACCTGCCAAGCCCAACCACACAGATTTCTTTGAATTGGTTTTTGACATCGGTTGATAGCGCGCTTGCGAAACAACGCAATCTGGGCGGTGCGATTCACATCAATTGTCCGTTCCCAGAGCCGCTCTATTCTAAGAACAGTGCTGACATGTATGCTGACTACACTAACAGTATCGCTGGGTGGAGCTCGTCAACAACCCCGTATTCTAATACCTGTTTACCCAACCATTTGACTGTACAGCCGATAGCGCCGGGCGATTACCTAGCGCGTAAAGGTGCGGTGATTATTGGTTCTATTGATAAAGAAGCGGCAACAAAAGCGCAGCAGTTTGCTTCGGCTTTGGGCTGGCCAATTTTCTGTGATCCTCAATCGGGCGTGAGCAGTAATTGGAAGCATTATGATCTGTGGTTACAGAGTGACTCAGTCAAAGAGCAACTCAACCAGTGTGATTTCATTCTTCAGTTTGGTGAGCGCATTGTTTCTAAGCGATTAAACCAATGGGTTAAGTCACAAGCGGCTTGGTTCGATTGCACGCAATATGTCGTGGTTTCACCTGATGCGCACCGTATAAATCAAGACCATCTGCCTCAAACTCATATTGTTGCCAATATTGAGTCATGGATAACCGATCAACACCTGCCAACGTTGTTGGGCAAACACTCGGGTTGGGCGACGCCTTTAATCGAGGTCGCAAATACTGTTCAGCAACTCGCCCTCGCGCAAATATCCAACAATGACCAATTGACGGAACTCAGTGTTGCCGTTGACTTGTCGTCTAGACTTAAAGGTAGAGAGCTATTTGTGGGAAATAGCTTGATGGTAAGGCTGGTGGATATGCTGTCATCAATATCTGCGAATCAAGTTTACAGTAACCGTGGTGCATCGGGCATTGATGGTTTGGTGGCGACGGCTGCGGGCGTGGTGAAAGCCAACCAGAATCCTTTGTTGATGTTGATTGGTGATACCTCTTTGTTGTACGACCTCAATTCACTGGCTCTGCTGACTCATAATTTAACGCCGATGGTTATTGTTGTGACCAACAATGACGGTGGTGCGATCTTTGACTTGTTGCCGGTACCAGAGCAGCAGAAACAGTCACTTTATCAAATGCCTCATGGTTTCAGTTTTGAACACGCTGCTGCGCAATTCCAGCTTGGTTATGCGGTGCCAGAAACTTTGAATTGCTATCAAAACATTATCGAACAACATTTCGAACAGGGTCAGGGTACCTTGCTCGTGGAAGTTAAGACGCCTCCCGAACAAGCGTCTACTTTGCTGAAACAATTCAGTTCAATGCTCACCGAGGCATTAGCCTAA